Proteins encoded together in one Balearica regulorum gibbericeps isolate bBalReg1 chromosome 3, bBalReg1.pri, whole genome shotgun sequence window:
- the LOC104630935 gene encoding WD repeat and coiled-coil-containing protein has product MELGKAKLLRTGLNALYQAIHPVHGIAWTDGKQVILTSLHLHNGEPKFGDSSVVGQFEHVHGLYWGPCPPDAPALLAVQHKKHITVWQLCFNATERNKLLVSQICDISEPFPVLPQGCVWHPKKEILAVLTTRDASVLHSVHLNNSRIKADIKGSGLIHCACWTKEGNRLVVGVGSALHSYIWDDAQKTLNACSFCPIFDVGGYICAVEATLNFQVAVATELPLDKICGLNAGVAFEVPASVETESFPSQSSLCGEEEYSMDGGKKSLDSEKPLSVVTSPVDLTHILSSKQGADSSPLLHLRPKDYLTGSGQDSSHLILVTFERKVTSTKKVSIPGILVPDIMAFDPKTQTVSVASNTCNVILVYSLTSSNLPNIQQIQLEKNEKPKGLCFLTNKLLLILVGRQKFTDPAFLPSSRSDKYMIRLMIKELIFEMGPSTSASVNGSSNLNLSNIPHDLSMDIHPLSCGLLIPDHAAIQSPTNRRKLIEEIKSLVYEQSLLLNTNELKDKKISMNFPPVVEPLDAEPVNRTMALSATSLAFSNKPTSPKRQTDAASKVPNSYKNNLSSEKEASYFLKNVEKLSGNFTELQHHLCELTEQLKSGKRNLPVYPSSQEPSFINITCQKQLSRSDSDERRAVILCDGKLRLNIVQQIFNLSLVEMQHGSSWIVLTADSEGFVPLMFTSTQEIVVRDASTKGYSARSSTTLDIISSTEGCRPASSESLDITSSLEVLRDCSSKALDSSSPSEQPSSNM; this is encoded by the exons ATGGAGTTAGGAAAGGCGAAGCTTCTGAGAACTGGCCTTAATGCCTTATACCAAGCAATTCACCCTGTGCATGGTATTGCCTGGACAGATGGGAAACAGGTGATACTAACTTCTTTACACCTTCATAATGGAGAACCAAAATTTGGTGACTCAAGTGTTGTCGGTCAGTTTGAACACGTCCATGGACTCTACTGGGGCCCATGTCCCCCTGATGCCCCAGCTCTGCTCGCTGTTCAACATAAAAAGCATATCACTGTTTGGCAGCTCTGTTTTAAtgctacagaaagaaataagctCTTAGTTTCTCAGATATGCGACATCAGCGAGCCGTTTCCAGTGCTCCCCCAAGGCTGTGTGTGGCATCCGAAGAAGGAGATCTTGGCTGTGCTAACTACACGCGATGCCTCCGTCTTACACTCTGTTCATCTCAACAACTCCAGAATTAAAGCAGATATTAAAGGCAGCGGTCTTATCCACTGTGCTTGTTGGACGAAGGAAGGCAATCGCTTAGTAGTGGGAGTAGGCAGTGCCCTTCATTCTTATATTTGGGATGATGCtcagaaaacactgaatgcTTGTTCTTTTTGCCCAATCTTTGATGTGGGAGGCTACATCTGTGCTGTGGAAGCTACTCTGAATTTCCAAGTTGCTGTTGCCACTGAGCTTCCTCTAGACAAGATCTGTGGTTTAAATGCTGGTGTTGCATTTGAAGTTCCAGCGAGTGTTGAGACAGAGTCCTTCCCCTCTCAGTCCAGCTTATGTGGTGAGGAAGAGTATTCCATGGATGGGGGCAAAAAATCTCTGGACTCTGAGAAGCCCTTGTCTGTTGTTACATCTCCTGTGGATCTAACTCACATACTTTCTAGCAAGCAGGGTGCTGATTCCAGTCCTCTTCTTCATCTGAGGCCCAAGGACTACCTAACGGGAAGTGGCCAAGATTCTTCACATCTCATCTTGGtaacttttgaaagaaaggtTACTTCCACCAAAAAAGTTAGCATCCCAGGCATTCTGGTTCCTGATATAATGGCTTTTGACCCCAAAACTCAAACTGTATCGGTTGCCTCCAATACGTGTAACGTTATTTTAGTCTATTCACTGACTTCATCCAATTTACCCAATATTCAGCAGATTCAGctagagaaaaatgagaaaccaAAGGGTTTGTGCTTCTTGACCAATAAATTGTTACTGATACTGGTTGGAAGACAAAAATTCACTGACCCtgcatttcttccctcttcaAGATCAGACAAGTATATGATTCGATTGATGATTAAGGAACTAATATTTGAAATGGGTCCTTCAACATCTGCCTCAGTTAATGGGAGCTCCAATTTGAACCTTTCAAATATACCTCATGATCTCTCTATGGATATTCACCCTCTCAGCTGTGGACTCTTGATACCAGATCATGCTGCCATTCAGTCCCCTACCAACAGAAGGAAACTCATTGAAGAAATTAAGAGTCTTGTTTATGAACAAAGCTTGTTGTTGAACACAAATGAGCTCAAAGATAAAAAGATTTCCATGAATTTTCCTCCAGTTGTTGAGCCTCTCGATGCCGAACCAGTCAATCGGACTATGGCACTGTCTGCCACATCACTGGCATTTTCTAACAAGCCAACATCTCCAAAAAGGCAGACAGATGCAGCTTCCAAAGTACCAAATTCCTACAAGAATAACCTATCAAGTGAAAAGGAGGCAAgttactttttgaaaaatgtagaaaaactGTCTGGTAACTTCACAGAATTACAACATCATCTCTGTGAATTAACTGAGCAGCTAAAATCTGGAAAGAGAAATCTTCCAGTGTACCCATCTTCTCAGGAACCCTCTTTTATTAACATCACCTGCCAG aagcagctttccagaAGTGATTCAGATGAAAGACGAGCTGTTATTCTTTGTGATGGTAAACTCCGTCTAAATATAGTCCAGCAGATATTCAATCTCTCTCTTGTAGAAATGCAGCACG GTTCATCTTGGATTGTTCTCACAGCGGACAGCGAGGGCTTCGTTCCGTTAATGTTTACATCCACGCAGGAGATAGTCGTAAGAGATGCCAGTACGAAAGGCTACAGCGCCCGTTCTTCCACAACTTTGGACATCATCAGTTCTACAGAAGGGTGTAGACCCGCTTCTTCTGAAAGTCTGGACATCACAAGCTCTTTGGAAGTCCTCAGAGACTGCTCCTCCAAGGCTTTAGACAGCAGCAGTCCTTCAGAACAGCCCAGCAGTAACATGTAA